In the Meiothermus sp. QL-1 genome, one interval contains:
- the pdxY gene encoding pyridoxal kinase PdxY yields the protein MGQVLSIQSWVAYGHVGNAAATLPLQRLGFEVWAVHTVQFSNHPGYGLFRGMRLPPAHLLEVVAGLAEQGVLAKCDALLLGYMGQAGTAQAVLFALEQLRAQNPRALFCCDPVMGDEGRLYVEPQVPEAIQRLLPQADLLTPNPFELGLLSQREVDDLDAALEAACLLREQMRPEGPRIVLVSGLRQGEETETLAVGEEGAFGVRTPYIPFHPPPNGTGDALAALFLGHYLREKALVPSLELAVSALWGLLWHTHQARSRELCLVAAQEEYAQPSRRFRAERRL from the coding sequence GTGGGCCAGGTCCTTTCGATCCAAAGCTGGGTGGCCTACGGCCATGTGGGCAACGCTGCGGCCACCCTTCCCCTCCAGCGCCTGGGCTTTGAGGTCTGGGCCGTGCACACCGTACAGTTCTCCAACCACCCCGGCTACGGCCTGTTCCGGGGCATGCGGCTTCCCCCCGCGCACCTTTTGGAAGTGGTGGCGGGCCTGGCTGAACAGGGCGTGCTGGCCAAGTGCGATGCCCTGCTCTTGGGCTATATGGGCCAGGCCGGCACCGCCCAGGCCGTCCTTTTCGCCCTGGAGCAGCTCCGGGCGCAGAACCCAAGGGCCCTATTCTGCTGCGACCCGGTGATGGGCGACGAAGGGCGGCTTTACGTGGAGCCGCAGGTTCCCGAGGCCATCCAGCGCCTGCTACCCCAGGCCGACCTCCTCACCCCCAACCCCTTCGAGCTGGGGCTGCTCAGCCAAAGGGAGGTAGATGACCTGGACGCAGCGCTCGAGGCCGCCTGCCTGCTGCGGGAACAGATGCGGCCCGAAGGGCCCCGCATCGTGCTGGTCAGCGGCCTGCGGCAGGGGGAGGAGACCGAGACCCTGGCCGTGGGCGAGGAGGGCGCCTTTGGCGTGCGCACCCCCTATATCCCCTTCCATCCGCCCCCCAACGGGACCGGCGACGCCCTAGCCGCACTGTTTTTGGGGCACTACCTGCGGGAAAAAGCCCTGGTGCCCAGCCTGGAGCTGGCCGTATCGGCCCTGTGGGGGCTGCTCTGGCACACCCACCAGGCCCGAAGCCGCGAGCTTTGTCTGGTGGCTGCGCAGGAGGAGTACGCCCAACCCAGCCGGCGCTTCAGGGCAGAACGGCGCTTATAA
- a CDS encoding carboxypeptidase regulatory-like domain-containing protein — protein sequence MKLLRSFFSLLGITLLLAGCSSSTPDTTSPTVTISQPRNNTTLNSNQVAIQGSAQDNTQVARITYQLNGGQEQQVPITPGQNVSFQFQVTLQQGQNTIAVHAYDQANNKGSATIQITYDPTAVHTLSGAVVSEYAGGPVAGSTLKLYKNGNLVGTTLSGADGSFSFGTLAPGTYRLEAQKPGMAGSVLEGIRVPEMASVTLIQRQAFDANASTTPPTLLITQDGTQPLEGGTFTNAIPFRVQVDTSKDYVRPMRLIYVALGRTPGATFITNSATWTRQAFSNVEDTGNRTLSGANVAGFGSTSGEAVYVEVVAYDFNLNRSHYLIPITFKNTSPNQNNTVSAPTGVAATAITLGEAVGFYSVKSPTTLKVPVAKGMMGELTLDPQAAPEGSNLYVEVRWCYTATAVPFAFDIERSTDGTNWNRVGTVGGARSSSCDTNNPLNRPFFFRDASPDLTPGQTYYYRVVARGANQAPSAPSATTPLPPFFAPLLSPADESVGVSRTPDFVIGHPQLTIGADGAAYNLVLWDTLTGDSVAWQSLAGYNLLVEFGTPDNGIPSGEALVYGFHPPSNRVVFFTDTAGIIDPARPNRVPVDTTQGTVSIPYNFDGLAQLPALQALRSYAWQLFVAYAYKHNPQENRISAYSIQTWPSSTSFIRITRPGTQVFDFTTGQ from the coding sequence ATGAAGCTCCTGAGGTCTTTCTTTTCTTTGCTAGGCATCACCCTTCTTTTGGCTGGGTGTTCCTCAAGTACCCCCGACACCACAAGCCCCACGGTTACGATCTCCCAGCCACGAAACAACACTACGCTCAACAGCAACCAGGTCGCCATCCAGGGCTCCGCCCAGGACAACACCCAGGTGGCCCGCATCACCTACCAGCTCAACGGCGGCCAGGAACAGCAGGTCCCCATCACCCCAGGCCAAAACGTCTCCTTCCAGTTCCAGGTCACCCTCCAGCAGGGCCAAAACACCATCGCCGTCCACGCCTACGACCAGGCCAACAACAAGGGTAGCGCCACCATCCAAATAACGTACGATCCGACTGCTGTACACACCCTCTCAGGTGCGGTGGTGAGCGAGTACGCCGGCGGGCCCGTGGCCGGAAGCACGCTCAAGCTCTACAAAAACGGCAACCTCGTGGGCACGACCCTCTCCGGGGCCGATGGAAGCTTCAGCTTTGGCACTCTGGCCCCCGGCACCTACCGCCTGGAAGCCCAGAAGCCCGGCATGGCGGGAAGCGTTCTGGAGGGCATCCGGGTGCCGGAAATGGCCAGCGTCACCCTCATCCAGCGCCAGGCCTTTGACGCCAACGCCTCCACCACCCCGCCCACCCTCCTCATCACCCAGGATGGCACCCAGCCCTTGGAAGGGGGTACCTTCACCAACGCCATCCCCTTCCGGGTCCAGGTGGACACCAGCAAGGATTACGTCCGCCCCATGCGCCTCATCTACGTGGCCCTGGGCCGCACCCCAGGCGCTACCTTCATCACCAACAGCGCTACCTGGACCCGCCAAGCTTTCAGCAACGTGGAGGACACCGGCAACCGCACCCTCAGCGGTGCCAACGTGGCCGGCTTCGGCAGCACCAGCGGAGAAGCCGTTTACGTGGAGGTGGTAGCCTACGACTTCAACCTGAACCGTAGCCACTACCTGATTCCCATCACCTTCAAGAACACCTCCCCCAACCAAAACAACACCGTGAGCGCCCCCACCGGGGTAGCGGCCACGGCCATCACCCTGGGCGAGGCCGTGGGGTTCTACAGCGTAAAAAGCCCAACCACCCTCAAAGTACCCGTGGCCAAGGGGATGATGGGCGAACTCACCCTGGACCCCCAAGCGGCGCCTGAAGGGAGCAACCTCTACGTGGAGGTGCGCTGGTGCTACACCGCCACCGCCGTTCCCTTCGCCTTTGACATAGAGCGCTCCACCGACGGGACCAACTGGAACCGGGTAGGCACGGTGGGTGGGGCCAGAAGCAGCAGTTGCGACACCAACAACCCCCTCAACCGGCCCTTCTTCTTCCGCGACGCCTCGCCCGACCTGACCCCCGGCCAAACCTACTACTACCGGGTGGTGGCCCGGGGGGCCAACCAGGCCCCAAGCGCCCCCAGCGCCACTACGCCCCTTCCCCCCTTCTTTGCCCCCCTTCTGAGCCCTGCGGACGAAAGTGTGGGCGTCTCCCGCACCCCGGACTTCGTCATCGGGCATCCCCAGCTCACCATCGGAGCGGACGGCGCCGCCTACAACCTGGTCCTCTGGGACACCCTTACCGGGGACAGCGTGGCCTGGCAGAGCCTGGCCGGGTACAACCTCTTGGTGGAGTTTGGCACCCCGGACAACGGCATCCCCAGCGGTGAGGCCCTGGTCTACGGCTTCCACCCACCCAGCAACAGAGTGGTCTTCTTCACCGACACCGCGGGAATCATAGACCCGGCAAGGCCCAACCGGGTGCCCGTGGACACCACCCAGGGAACGGTAAGCATCCCCTACAACTTTGACGGCCTGGCCCAGCTCCCAGCCCTCCAGGCCCTGCGCTCCTACGCCTGGCAGCTTTTCGTAGCCTACGCCTACAAGCACAACCCCCAGGAAAACCGCATCTCGGCCTACAGCATCCAGACCTGGCCCAGCTCCACCTCCTTCATCCGCATCACCCGTCCCGGCACCCAGGTCTTTGACTTCACCACGGGGCAGTAA
- a CDS encoding DEAD/DEAH box helicase — MEFAALNLRLEVAQAIQAKGFTTLTPIQAAAIPLALEGKDVLGQARTGTGKTLAFGIPIAHRLEPARARGRAPRALVLTPTRELALQVAKELAWLAPHLSITPIYGGTGYGKQAEALKRGTDVVVATPGRALDYLEQGVLELSQIEIAVLDEADEMLSMGFEEAVERILEATPPSRQTLLFSATLPPWARRLSERYQQGAIHVNVIKDEAVSYEEVAIQAPLQNRLALLSDLLFAYAPERAIVFTSTKAECNDLALGLESRAHNAAPIHGDMGQLERERVMERFRSGATTVLVATDVAARGLDIPQVDLVVHYRLPDQPETYLHRSGRTGRAGRSGRVVVLYGPREKRELETLERELKRSFKRINPPTPEEVMEAKWAALARRIAAQPEADKKLWRKQAERLVVEGGVDAVAGMLALLLGGAPTPRSLLTGEENWVTLRLTGPRLSVSRVVALLKAAGAGEIGRVRLEGDTAYVDLRPADMDRLEPTPLRELKLSRATEVPPESEPKQYRRSTSAGERRRVAYR, encoded by the coding sequence ATGGAATTTGCTGCGCTCAATCTGCGGCTCGAGGTGGCCCAGGCCATCCAGGCCAAGGGCTTCACCACCCTTACCCCCATCCAGGCCGCGGCCATCCCGCTGGCTCTGGAAGGCAAAGACGTGCTGGGGCAGGCCCGCACCGGCACCGGCAAGACGCTGGCCTTTGGCATCCCCATCGCGCACCGGCTGGAGCCGGCCCGCGCGCGGGGCCGGGCCCCCAGAGCCCTGGTGCTCACCCCCACCCGCGAACTGGCCCTGCAGGTGGCCAAGGAGCTGGCCTGGCTGGCCCCCCACCTCAGCATCACCCCCATCTACGGCGGAACCGGCTACGGCAAGCAGGCCGAGGCCCTGAAGCGCGGCACCGACGTGGTGGTGGCCACCCCCGGGCGGGCCCTCGACTACCTGGAGCAGGGGGTGCTCGAGCTCTCCCAGATCGAGATTGCCGTGCTGGACGAGGCCGATGAGATGCTATCGATGGGCTTCGAGGAGGCGGTGGAGCGGATTTTGGAAGCCACCCCTCCCTCGCGCCAGACCCTCCTGTTCTCGGCCACCCTGCCCCCCTGGGCCCGCCGTCTCTCGGAGCGCTACCAGCAGGGCGCCATCCACGTGAACGTCATCAAGGACGAGGCCGTCTCCTACGAGGAGGTGGCCATCCAGGCCCCTTTGCAAAACCGCCTGGCTTTGCTGTCCGACCTGCTCTTCGCCTACGCCCCCGAGCGGGCCATCGTGTTCACCAGCACCAAAGCCGAGTGCAACGATCTGGCCCTGGGCCTGGAAAGCCGCGCCCACAACGCCGCCCCCATCCACGGCGATATGGGGCAGCTCGAACGCGAGCGGGTGATGGAGCGCTTCCGCAGCGGGGCCACCACCGTTCTGGTGGCCACCGACGTGGCCGCGCGAGGGCTGGACATCCCCCAGGTGGACCTGGTGGTGCACTACCGCCTGCCCGACCAGCCCGAGACCTACCTGCACCGCTCGGGCCGCACCGGGCGAGCAGGGCGCTCGGGCAGGGTGGTGGTGCTCTATGGACCCCGCGAAAAGCGTGAGTTGGAGACCCTTGAGCGCGAGCTCAAGCGCAGCTTCAAGCGGATCAACCCCCCCACCCCCGAGGAGGTGATGGAGGCCAAGTGGGCGGCCCTGGCCCGGCGCATCGCGGCCCAGCCCGAGGCCGACAAAAAGCTGTGGCGGAAACAGGCCGAGCGGCTGGTGGTGGAGGGAGGGGTGGACGCGGTGGCCGGCATGCTGGCTTTGCTTCTGGGCGGGGCCCCCACCCCCAGGAGCCTGCTCACGGGCGAGGAGAACTGGGTCACCCTCAGGCTCACGGGCCCGCGCCTCAGCGTAAGCCGGGTGGTGGCGCTGCTCAAAGCCGCCGGGGCAGGGGAAATCGGCCGCGTTCGCCTCGAGGGCGACACGGCCTACGTGGATTTGCGCCCCGCCGATATGGACCGGCTCGAGCCCACCCCTTTGCGCGAGCTAAAGCTCAGCCGGGCCACTGAGGTACCTCCCGAGTCGGAGCCCAAGCAATACCGCCGAAGCACCTCTGCAGGTGAACGCCGGCGGGTGGCCTATCGTTAG
- a CDS encoding histone deacetylase, with protein MRAYSTAHCTLELPDYHPFPRYKYQGVAEALREELEVRPAPVIGWETLALAHHPGYLDKLRREGLSRAEAHRVGLPWSQGLLERALHAAGGTLAATLDALAWGLGLNLAGGTHHAFPDRAEGYSLFNDVAVAVAYLRARGFQGRVLVVDLDAHQGNGTAVFFQGDPTVFTLSLHAERNYPLKKEASDLDVGLADGTDDRSYLAALEPALDQAFAHRPELVFYNAGVDVLRNDRFGRLGLSLEGLAERERQVFARVKQAHLPLVVVMGGGYNRDPQLTVTAHAQTYRLALAMLGQR; from the coding sequence ATGCGCGCCTACTCCACCGCCCATTGCACGCTGGAACTGCCCGACTACCACCCCTTCCCCCGCTACAAGTACCAGGGGGTGGCCGAGGCGCTGAGGGAAGAGCTGGAGGTTCGGCCCGCCCCCGTCATCGGCTGGGAAACCCTGGCCCTGGCCCACCACCCAGGGTACCTGGACAAGCTGCGCCGCGAGGGCCTGAGCCGGGCCGAGGCCCATCGGGTGGGCCTGCCCTGGAGCCAGGGCCTGCTCGAGCGGGCCCTCCACGCCGCAGGGGGCACCCTGGCCGCCACCCTGGATGCCCTGGCGTGGGGCCTGGGCCTGAACCTGGCCGGGGGCACCCACCACGCCTTCCCTGACCGGGCCGAGGGCTACAGCCTCTTCAACGACGTGGCCGTGGCGGTGGCCTACCTGCGGGCCCGGGGCTTCCAGGGCCGGGTGCTTGTAGTGGACCTGGACGCCCACCAGGGCAACGGCACCGCGGTATTTTTCCAGGGCGACCCCACGGTCTTCACCCTCTCGCTCCACGCCGAGCGCAACTACCCCCTGAAAAAGGAGGCAAGCGACCTGGACGTGGGGCTGGCCGACGGCACCGACGACCGGAGCTACCTCGCCGCCCTGGAGCCCGCTTTGGACCAGGCCTTTGCCCACCGGCCCGAGCTGGTCTTCTACAACGCCGGGGTGGACGTGCTGCGCAACGACCGCTTTGGCCGGCTGGGGCTGAGCCTAGAAGGCCTGGCCGAGCGGGAGCGGCAGGTCTTTGCTCGGGTAAAGCAAGCCCACCTGCCCCTGGTGGTGGTGATGGGCGGCGGCTACAACCGCGACCCCCAGCTGACCGTGACCGCCCACGCCCAGACCTACCGGCTGGCCCTGGCCATGCTGGGCCAGAGGTGA
- a CDS encoding molybdopterin-dependent oxidoreductase: MQPRQARATCPLDCPDACSLLVTLEGNRLLEVKGDPAHPITRGFACVKTYRYPERQHHPLRPLYPLRRVGRKGEGRFERVGWTEALDEIAERLRQILAESGPEAVLPYHYAGTMGLMQYEHPLAFFRALGASELETTICATAGRAAWEATYGHRFGTDPEEVPKARFILLWGINSLHTHTHLTPFLKEARHNGARIVHIDPYENLTSRFADEHIKIRPGTDAALAYGMARAIIQAGLHDRDYIARMTTGFEAFAQAALAWTPERVEAVTGVPAATVERLGLEFAQARASFIRTSYGLTRHPGGGSALRAVILLPALTGAWQYPGGGALLSTSGAFALNRKFLGGQHLLARRPAPPRRVNMTQLGTALTALKPPIRALFVFNSNPAVIAPRSDLVQKGLLREDLFTVVLEQALTETTRYADFVLPATTFLEHPDLYTAYGHYYLSWNEALLPPQGEARPNTWVFAELGRRLGLEEPTLYWDAETLARSLLDTDHPWLEGITLERLKAEGFVRLNIPRGYQPFTEQAGTPSGKIAFDPPPQVILTEPTAEFPLILLTPPAKHFLNSTYGHIERLVRAEGGEPFLLVHPEDAQAFGVKDGALVRIRSPHGAVVRRVRVTEAPIPGTVVLEGTWWEAPAPDGKGINWLTGEHLTDLGAGSTFHSNPVRLEPLD, translated from the coding sequence ATGCAGCCCCGCCAGGCCCGCGCCACCTGCCCCCTGGACTGCCCCGACGCCTGTTCGCTTTTGGTAACCCTGGAGGGGAACCGGCTGTTGGAGGTGAAGGGCGACCCCGCCCACCCCATCACCCGGGGCTTTGCCTGCGTCAAGACCTACCGCTACCCCGAACGGCAGCACCACCCCCTGCGGCCCCTCTACCCCCTCAGGCGGGTGGGGCGAAAGGGCGAGGGGCGCTTTGAGCGGGTGGGCTGGACCGAGGCTTTGGACGAGATTGCCGAGCGGCTCAGGCAGATTCTGGCCGAAAGCGGCCCCGAGGCCGTCCTGCCCTACCACTACGCCGGCACCATGGGCCTGATGCAGTACGAGCATCCCCTTGCCTTCTTCCGGGCCCTGGGTGCGAGCGAGCTCGAGACCACCATCTGCGCCACCGCGGGCCGGGCCGCCTGGGAGGCCACCTACGGCCACCGCTTCGGCACCGACCCCGAGGAGGTGCCCAAGGCCCGCTTCATTCTGCTCTGGGGCATCAACAGCCTGCACACCCACACCCACCTCACCCCCTTCCTCAAGGAAGCCCGGCACAACGGGGCCCGCATCGTGCACATTGACCCCTACGAGAACCTCACCAGCCGCTTTGCCGACGAGCACATCAAGATTCGCCCCGGAACCGATGCGGCGCTGGCCTACGGGATGGCCCGGGCCATCATCCAAGCCGGGCTCCACGACAGGGACTACATTGCGCGGATGACCACCGGGTTCGAGGCCTTTGCCCAAGCAGCCCTGGCCTGGACGCCCGAGCGGGTGGAGGCGGTCACCGGCGTACCGGCGGCCACGGTGGAGCGGCTGGGGCTCGAGTTCGCCCAGGCCCGGGCCAGCTTCATCCGCACCAGCTACGGCCTCACCCGCCACCCCGGCGGGGGCTCGGCCCTGCGGGCGGTCATCCTGCTGCCCGCCCTCACCGGGGCCTGGCAGTACCCGGGCGGCGGGGCTTTGCTGAGCACCAGCGGGGCCTTCGCCCTCAACCGAAAATTCCTGGGCGGCCAGCACCTCCTGGCCCGGCGCCCCGCCCCACCCCGGCGGGTCAACATGACCCAGCTCGGCACCGCCCTCACCGCCCTCAAGCCCCCCATCCGGGCCCTCTTCGTCTTCAACTCCAACCCGGCGGTCATCGCCCCCCGCTCCGACCTGGTGCAAAAGGGCCTGCTGCGCGAGGACCTTTTTACGGTGGTGCTGGAGCAGGCCCTCACCGAGACCACCCGCTACGCCGACTTCGTGCTGCCCGCCACCACTTTTTTAGAGCACCCCGACCTCTACACCGCCTACGGCCACTACTACCTCTCCTGGAACGAGGCCCTCCTGCCCCCCCAGGGCGAGGCCCGGCCCAACACCTGGGTCTTCGCCGAACTGGGCCGAAGGCTAGGCCTGGAGGAGCCCACCCTTTACTGGGACGCCGAGACCCTGGCGCGCTCGCTTTTGGACACCGACCATCCCTGGCTGGAGGGCATCACCCTGGAGCGGCTCAAGGCCGAGGGCTTCGTGCGGCTCAACATCCCCCGGGGCTACCAGCCCTTCACCGAGCAGGCCGGCACCCCCTCGGGCAAGATAGCCTTCGACCCCCCGCCCCAGGTCATCCTGACCGAGCCCACCGCCGAATTTCCCCTGATTCTGCTTACCCCCCCAGCCAAACACTTCCTGAACAGCACCTACGGGCACATCGAGCGCCTGGTGCGGGCCGAGGGGGGTGAGCCCTTCCTGCTGGTGCATCCAGAGGACGCGCAGGCCTTTGGGGTGAAGGACGGGGCGCTGGTGCGCATCCGCTCCCCGCACGGCGCGGTGGTGCGGCGGGTGCGGGTCACCGAGGCCCCTATCCCCGGCACGGTGGTGCTGGAGGGCACCTGGTGGGAGGCCCCGGCCCCCGACGGCAAGGGGATCAACTGGCTCACCGGCGAGCACCTGACCGACCTAGGCGCGGGCTCCACCTTCCACAGCAACCCGGTGCGGTTGGAGCCGCTGGACTAG
- a CDS encoding zinc ribbon domain-containing protein, protein RVVRVDPKYTSQDCPVCGYREKRPLWVREYTCPQCGAHQHRDVAAALNILARARTEPAGMDTARAVP, encoded by the coding sequence GGCGGGTAGTCAGGGTAGACCCAAAATACACCAGCCAGGATTGTCCGGTGTGCGGCTACAGAGAAAAACGCCCTCTCTGGGTGCGGGAGTACACCTGTCCCCAGTGCGGCGCCCACCAGCACCGGGATGTGGCCGCAGCGCTGAACATCCTGGCCAGGGCTCGGACGGAGCCTGCGGGGATGGATACGGCAAGGGCCGTCCCGTGA
- a CDS encoding monothiol bacilliredoxin BrxC family protein, which yields MRERMHPLTTPEEVDAFIEGHPVAAIFKAGTCHKTMQGWGYVEQMLRVRPSIPVGIIRVVEHRPASNRVAERTGIVHHSPQIILFRNAQPLFELNNWDITPENLEPLFAAHLADVPVVEAGSGARSDLEPYKRLLDAYLGGAISEPQFAWTYLNLFREDAALRSKEEFDLLNSLFGNPDEHHIHPMAILQFEQNNPSPTPLRERARALRERLETL from the coding sequence ATGAGAGAGCGCATGCACCCCCTGACCACCCCTGAGGAAGTCGACGCCTTCATCGAAGGGCACCCCGTGGCGGCCATCTTCAAGGCCGGCACCTGCCACAAGACCATGCAGGGCTGGGGCTATGTGGAGCAGATGCTCCGGGTACGCCCCTCCATCCCGGTGGGCATCATCCGGGTGGTGGAGCACCGCCCCGCCTCCAACCGGGTGGCCGAGCGCACCGGCATCGTGCACCACTCCCCCCAGATCATCCTCTTCCGCAACGCCCAACCGCTTTTTGAGCTCAACAACTGGGACATCACCCCGGAAAACCTCGAGCCCCTCTTCGCTGCCCACCTCGCCGATGTGCCGGTGGTGGAGGCCGGGAGCGGGGCCCGGAGCGACCTCGAGCCCTACAAGCGCCTCCTGGACGCCTACCTGGGCGGGGCCATCAGCGAGCCCCAGTTCGCCTGGACCTACCTGAACCTTTTCCGGGAAGACGCTGCGCTGCGCTCTAAGGAGGAGTTCGACCTGCTCAACTCGCTCTTCGGCAACCCCGACGAGCACCACATCCACCCCATGGCCATCCTCCAGTTCGAGCAGAACAACCCCTCGCCTACCCCCCTGCGGGAGCGGGCCCGGGCGCTGCGGGAGCGGCTGGAGACCCTGTAA
- a CDS encoding S8 family serine peptidase, translating to MKNLRLTLILSLAALLGACSQGPQGATPPASPPGVTTISEGIRHFQGQVVVGYQDEAALQAAIQKIRAREIARIPELKAALLQVNGDALKASRSLKGLQGLRFAEPHLAQVTPPSEDPVERPHREGDLLPLANPADQILDALPQYALDPRHLNAKRAWDLGFEGQGVTVAIIDDAADVTHPDLAANWAGRAYDPVTDTTYTNASAWLAFINNNPNIYHGTFVASTVSAPRDGQGIAGLAPRTKFLPVAIFQPGYVGDFYVARGIVWAVNNGAQVLNNSWGGLGYGELVKEAFDYALANGVVVVASAGNSYKDEVRTPAGYPGIIASVAADGNRNRANFSTHGRHVSTAAPGVDVLLANPTWLGGGYGLISGTSFSGPYTAAAAALVKAACPGATPYQVRRALETTTWERSFSRQKGWGHLNAGNLADLLQQGCGALPPKGAVVRVKVEYFNQNGVFPGLLADVILRGKGLRPGDPTDPTPMYWARTNQEGEAWFYEIAPGEYDIYVAGADLALTGGFPEERGTFVGTLVATSGSHAGNPDFKRVRLNASEVNLNPTDPYEPNDNPAQATPMVYNTTTQTAYIFGQPRDFDFFAFSGTSGDQIRARVYARSSLGGTLESYLYLLDGNGNVLAENDDIIPGQNTDSEITYTLTSDGTYYLVVTSYTIASNPNASDNSPFNKYQLELRKTN from the coding sequence ATGAAAAACCTTCGCCTAACCCTCATCCTCAGCCTTGCCGCCCTGCTCGGGGCCTGCTCCCAGGGGCCCCAGGGGGCGACCCCTCCCGCCTCCCCTCCAGGTGTGACCACCATCTCTGAGGGCATCCGCCACTTCCAGGGGCAGGTGGTGGTGGGCTACCAGGACGAGGCCGCCCTCCAGGCCGCCATCCAAAAGATCCGGGCCAGAGAGATCGCTCGGATACCCGAGCTCAAGGCCGCCCTTCTTCAGGTGAATGGGGATGCCCTGAAGGCGAGCCGCAGCCTGAAAGGGCTTCAGGGCCTGCGCTTCGCCGAGCCCCACCTGGCCCAGGTCACCCCGCCCAGCGAAGACCCCGTGGAGCGCCCCCACCGGGAAGGCGACCTGCTACCCCTGGCCAACCCCGCTGACCAAATTCTGGACGCACTACCCCAGTACGCCCTGGACCCCCGCCACCTGAACGCCAAGCGGGCCTGGGACCTGGGGTTTGAGGGCCAGGGGGTGACGGTGGCCATCATCGACGATGCCGCCGACGTCACCCACCCCGACCTGGCCGCCAACTGGGCGGGTAGGGCCTATGACCCTGTGACGGACACCACCTACACCAACGCCAGCGCCTGGCTGGCCTTCATCAACAACAACCCCAACATCTACCACGGCACCTTCGTGGCCTCCACGGTGAGCGCTCCCCGGGACGGCCAGGGCATCGCTGGGTTAGCTCCCAGGACCAAGTTTCTCCCCGTGGCCATCTTCCAGCCCGGCTACGTGGGCGATTTCTACGTGGCCCGGGGCATCGTGTGGGCGGTGAACAATGGGGCCCAGGTGCTCAACAACTCCTGGGGCGGCTTAGGGTATGGGGAGCTCGTCAAGGAGGCCTTTGACTACGCCCTGGCCAACGGGGTGGTGGTGGTGGCCAGCGCCGGAAACTCCTACAAGGACGAGGTGCGCACCCCCGCAGGCTACCCGGGAATAATCGCCTCGGTGGCGGCGGACGGGAACCGCAACCGCGCCAATTTCTCCACCCATGGCCGCCATGTTTCCACCGCCGCCCCCGGGGTGGACGTCCTCCTGGCCAACCCCACCTGGCTGGGGGGGGGCTACGGGCTCATCTCCGGCACCTCCTTCTCGGGGCCCTACACCGCCGCTGCGGCCGCCCTGGTGAAGGCCGCCTGCCCGGGCGCCACCCCTTACCAGGTGCGCCGGGCCCTGGAGACCACCACCTGGGAAAGGAGCTTCAGCCGCCAAAAAGGCTGGGGGCACCTGAACGCCGGCAACCTGGCCGACCTCCTGCAGCAGGGCTGCGGGGCGCTTCCCCCCAAGGGCGCGGTGGTGCGGGTAAAGGTGGAGTACTTCAACCAAAACGGCGTCTTCCCCGGTCTCCTGGCCGACGTGATCCTGCGGGGCAAGGGCCTGCGACCCGGAGACCCCACCGACCCCACCCCCATGTACTGGGCCCGCACCAACCAGGAGGGGGAGGCCTGGTTCTACGAGATTGCCCCTGGGGAGTACGACATCTACGTGGCCGGGGCTGACCTGGCCCTCACGGGAGGCTTCCCCGAGGAGCGGGGTACCTTCGTGGGTACCCTGGTGGCCACCTCGGGCTCCCATGCGGGTAACCCTGACTTCAAGCGGGTGCGCCTGAACGCCAGCGAGGTGAACCTCAACCCCACCGACCCCTACGAGCCCAACGACAATCCCGCCCAGGCCACGCCCATGGTCTACAACACCACCACCCAGACGGCCTACATCTTTGGCCAGCCCCGGGACTTTGACTTTTTTGCCTTCTCCGGAACTTCTGGAGACCAGATCCGGGCCCGGGTCTACGCCCGCTCCAGCCTGGGAGGGACCCTGGAATCCTACCTCTACCTGCTGGACGGGAACGGGAACGTGCTGGCCGAAAACGACGACATCATCCCCGGGCAGAACACCGACTCGGAAATCACCTACACCCTAACCAGCGACGGCACTTACTACCTGGTGGTGACCAGCTACACCATTGCCAGCAACCCCAACGCCTCCGACAACAGCCCCTTCAACAAGTACCAGCTCGAGCTCAGGAAGACCAACTGA